From the Clostridium sp. Marseille-P299 genome, the window AATAAAGTCAATTGTTTTTAATATAAACAAAATTGATATAGTATATTAACCCAATTGAATTACTAAGCTTTTTACTTACCTTACTCTTTATTTGACAGCATGCTAATTGGTAAATAGGAAAAGTAGTCATTCTTTAATATACTAGCAGATACATTAAATTTATTTCTAACTACCGATATATATTTTTTCACATAATCCTCTGATAACTCTTCTTCGGTTAATTTTATTACTTCTCCACTTTTTGAATTATACATAATTTGATCCGTAATAAAACTCTGATTACCAAACATAATCAGTGGAGTTGCATCTGAAAGTATATCTTGCCCCATAAATAATCTAGAATCATACGGTATTCCAAATAAATTGTTTAGTGTTGGCATAATATCAAGACTAGAACAATACTTATCAACAATCACCGGCTCTTCCATTTTAGAATTCCACAAAATAAAATTATTTTTATAAAGTTCAAAATTTTCTTCGATTGGATGCCCTGCAACCTCACTAATTTCTTCATTTGTCAATCCATATGGATAATGGTCAGCACTCATCGCGATCACTGTTTTATCAAGTACACCATTTTTATCAAGCTCATTTATTAAATATTCTAGTGCCAGATCAAGTTCTTTTTGGGCCGCTATATATGCCTTTACATTATTTGAGTATGGTAAGCCTTCTACATAAGCTTTATTTTTAGCGGACATGTAATTTCCTGCAAACGTATAATACATATGGCCACTAACCGTCATATAATACACATGAAACTTTTCATCATGAATGAACTCTGGAATTGTAACCTCCATCATTTCAAGATCTGACTCCGGCCAAGTCTCTTTTACTACAAGGCCTCCACCATTAGCACCCTTATAATCATATCCCATATTAGGGTGCGTTAAATTACGATTATAGTACTTGTAGCTATGATTGTGATAAGCTCTCGCACTATAACCTAGGTTTTGAAACTGCCATCCAAGACAAAATGGTAACGCATTTTCACTAGATTTAGAAAAACTATTGGTACCAGAAGGGATTAATCCTGTACACGCAACATATTCTCCATCACTTGTACTCGTGTACCAAATTGGTGTGTAGAAATTGTTAAAAACAAAACCCTCGTGAGTCAATCGATATAAAGTTGGAGTAATATCTTTATCAACAGCCCAAGGAGAAAAACCCTCTGCTGTTAAAAAGATAAAATTATATCCCTCAAACATACCACTAAACTCATTTTTCTTAGTTGCTGTGACCTTTGAAAAATAGGTATGTAAAGTTTTGATAGTCTCATCTGTTTCTTCCGATGCCAATTGTTCAAAGTCGATGTTTAAAACATTTGGTGACTCATCAATTGGTGTTGGAGTTGGTGTTTGTGTTACTAACGAAGCACTTGGAGTTATCTCTTCTAATATCTGAGAATCTTTAGAATCTCCATCCTCTACGATTAATGTAGGAGATACACTTTGTATTTCAACATATGCTTCGTTATCTAAAACAAGTTTACTATCTTCGAATAAAACATTCCCAATATCCTCTCGTATTGATGTTAATAAACCAAGCTTTCGTGTACTTAAATCCATCAAACCATTATTAAAGTATAAGTCATATGGTGAGTGTGCTCCTGTACCATAAATAAATAAAAACAATATCGCTACAACATGCATTACTACTGCGAGGCCAAGAGGTAGAAATGCCTTCTTCATTGGCTCTTGCTTTAATATAAAACCTTTTTTTAATACGATACCAAATAGTAAAAGTGGTAGAAGTAATAAAATCACACCAGGTGATACGGCTAGAATACCTAGTACAGCCTCCTTCCAAAACTCCATAACATCGGATCCATTTTCTCCAACGGAGTAAATAGAAAGAAACGTTTTAAAAATATGATTATATACTAACTGTATACAAAATGCGAAACAACCAAGCGTTAAAGTTACCCATCCGATCACTTTATTTATTTTCTCACTAAAACACGATGTCCAAAAATTCACAAAACAACCAGCCACTATTGCAAACAATAGTGGAAATAGAATTGTTTTATCTAAAGATTTAAATACAAAAAGATGAAATACAAATTCTAAGTAACAAAAAATCACTGGGAATAATAAATGTTTGTACAGTACTTTTAAATAAAATCCCTTTGATAATTCTTTCATCGTTATCTCATTCTTAATAAATCCTTTGATTTTATTTGAAAATTTTGTCTCCTGATTTGATTCCAGTCTCATTTCTTGTTTTTTGTCATTCACTGACTCAAGTCTTATCTCATGATTTTCGTCTTTCGTTAATTTCACCCTTATCTCTTGATTTTCGTCTTTTGTTGATTCCAGTCTTATTTCTTCATATTCCCCGTTCATTGATTCTAGATTTTCATCTGAATCATACCCCTCTTGGAGTTCCTCCACTTTATTGATTCGTTGACCTTCATCAACTTGTACTTGCTCCTTCTTTGTCACCCCATTATCCTTCATGCAAGCTTCCTCTTTCTATATCTAACTTTTTATAAAGCACAGTACTAATACTATTCTTTTGCTATCTGTGTAATGCTACCTTTTCCATTTGTGCTCTCAATTTTAGCTTTCGCACCATTTATGATTGCCATTCTTGGTGGCTTATGTCCGAAATCAGCATCAAGGATGATTGGAACCTTTAATTCATCCAATACATCTGCAACTGTTTCCTCATAAGTACTTCCATTATGTGATTCAAAAAAGCAAGGACGCCCAAAAATAAAACCTTTTACATGTTCAAACCATCCAGCTTCTCTAAGATTCCATAATCCCATAAATAAAGCTTCACTGCCCAGCGCAAAACTCTCTAAGTACCAAATAATCCCGTCTTCTTTATACTTATCGATAAATTCTTTCGTTTTATCGTATTTTGTTCCAACAAGGCTTAATAAAACATCAAGACATCCACCAAGCATTCTTCCTTCCATGGTAATCGTCTCTTCTTCATGTAAATTCTTCCACAAAACTTCATTTTCTAATACATAACCTTCTAATCCTGTAACCCTTTTATGAAATCCATTTACACAAAGATCAAAACTATTTTGTTTTACTTCATAACCTTCAAGTAATTTTATATTATCATAAAGAGATGGATGCCACTCTGCCATTCCAAAATCCCCAAAATTACAACCATAAACCGTTGCCATATCACAATTTACAGTTACCGTATAAAGTAATCCTGTTGGATCTGAGTATCCTTGTAACCATTTCGGATTTTTCAAAAACCAGTCATAATCAATAAGTGGAAGTGTCTCTAGTAAATAGTCACCACCACTTGCCATTATAATCGTTGATACCCTATTATCTTCTAAAAGTTCTTTTAATTGATTCACTCTTGTCTTTGCATCTGAACTTCTAGCTTTTTCGCTGGTTCTTGCATTTTTAGTTTCTATAACCTCATATCCTAATTCTTTTAGCTGCTTTGCCGCATTATCCATACGAACAGCATCTGTTGCATCTGTACAACCATCTGAACATGCTGTAACTCCTATGGTATCTCCTTTTTTTAAAAACTGTGGGTAAATCATAATATCCTCCATACTCCAGTTAAATTTCAAAACATTAACAAATAATTTATAAATATATTTTACCTGAAAATAAAAAAAACTCCATAGCAAATGCATTAAATTTAAACAAAAGGTGTAGAAATTTAATGTATTTACCATGGAGTCTACTACATCATCGTAATTTATAAAGCTTTAATTCTCTCAATCGCTTCTAATGTACTCTCATACGTACCAAACGCTGTTAATCTAAAATATCCTTCTCCGCTTGGTCCAAAACCTGAACCTGGAGTACCCACAACATTTGCTTTCTCTAATAAATAATCGAAAAATTGCCAGGAAGTCATATTATCTGGAGTCTTTAGCCAGATATACGGAGCATTGACGCCCCCAGACACCAAATACCCAGCATCTTTTAATCCTTCACGAATTACTTTCGCATTATTCATATAATAGTTAATTTGCTCTCTTGTTTGTCTCATACCTTCTGGAGTATAGACTGCTGCACCAGCAGCTTGAATAATATAAGGAGCACCATTAAATTTTGTTCCGTGACGTCTTGCCCATAAGCTATTTAAAGAAACCTCTCCACTCTTTAATTCCTTTGGTATTACTGTAAAACCAAGTCTTGTGCCTGTAAAACCAGCATTCTTTGAAAAGCTTCGCAGTTCAATTGCACATTTTTTAGCCCCTTCACATTCATAAATCGTGTGAGGTATATCTTCTTCTGAAATATATGCTTCATAGGCTGCATCATATATAATAACAGCCTGATGCTTAATTGCATAATCCACCCATTTTTGAAGCTCATCCTTTGTAATGGCTGAACCCGTTGGGTTATTTGGAAAACAAAGATAAATAATATCTGGTACTTCTGTTGGTAATTCTGGAGCAAAGTTATTTTCCATCGTACATGGCATATAAATTACATTACTCCATTTTCCTGTATTAGCATTATATTTACCAGTTCTTCCTGCCATTACATTGGTATCCACATATACTGGATACACTGGGTCACATACTGCTATTTTATTGTTTACATCGAAAATATCACCAATATTTCCAGAGTCACTTTTAGCCCCGTCACTTATGAAAATCTCGTCAATTGCAATCTCCACACCTCTTGACTTATAATCATTTTCAGCAATTGCAGAACGTAAAAATTCATAACCTAAGTCAGGTGCATAACCTTTGAATGTTTCTTTTGCAGACATTTCATCTGTTGCTTTATGAAGTGCATCAATTACAGCTGGCGCTAAAGGCAATGTTACATCACCGATACCAAGACGAATAATTTTCTTTTCTGGATTTGCCGCAGTAAATTCTTTCACTTTCTTACTAATCGTAGAAAATAAATAGCTACCAGGAAGTTTCAAATAATTCTCATTAATTTTATACATATACGTTCCATATCGCTAATTAGCAAACGATAATGCCATAGTAAAGATTGAAAGAACACGTAATTGGCACCCTTTCATATTTTATTTTCTTTCAATCACCATTTGAATATAAATCTATGAATTCAATCAACACAAAATATCATTTAATCATGTGCTCACTTTATACTAGCTTAATTCGTATAATATTCACCTTCAAAAACCGTCACTGCTGGTCCTGTCATAAACAATCGGTTAAGTTCTCTATCATAGCGAATTTTTAAATCACCGCCAAGCATGTGAACAGTAACTTCATCTTCAGTAAATCCGTTAAGGATACAAGCATAAGCACTTGCATTAGCCCCTGTACCACAGGCAAACGTTTCTCCTGTGCCACGTTCCCAAACTCTCATATTAATATGTTTTCTATCTATAATTTGTACAAACTCTGTATTAATTCGCTTTGGAAATAATTCATGATGTTCAAACTTTGGTCCAATGTTTTCAATATCAACTTTCTTTGTATCCTCTACAAACACAACAGCGTGAGGATTCCCCATAGACACACAGGTTATTTCATACTCTTTATCTTCAACTTTAATTGGATACTGAATCACTCTTGTACCAGAAACATTCACAGGTATATTTTCTGGTTCTAAAATTGGACTTCCCATATCCACTGTAACTTCAACAACCTTATCACCTTCTACGGATAAATCTAAATATTTCATTCCTGCAAGGGTTTCTATACTTAAATGTGTTTTATCTGTCATCTTATGGTCATAGACATATTTACCAACACAGCGAATTGCATTGCCGCACATTTCACTTTGTGAACCATCTGCATTGTACATATGCATTGTAAAATCACCTTCTGTAGAAGGCTTTATTAATACTAATCCATCAGATCCTATACCAAAATGGCGATCACTCACTTTTTTTGCTAATTCATTTGGGTCTTTAATATCTTCTGTAAAGCAATTAACATAAACATAGTCATTGCCACAACCTTGCATCTTTGAAAATCTCATGTAAGGTACTCCTTTCACTTCAAAAACTCTTTATATCAAGAGAAAATTATTTCTCTTTTTTTCCATAAATTTATTATAATCATAGTATATACGAATTGCAATTACAACCTGAATACTTAACCTGTAATGCTATGTAATAAGCAAAACATGCAAAGTGAATAACTTCCACATATATTTAATTTACTTATAAATATATACCGAAGTTATTCAACAAGAGTTTGAAAGCTTACATTTTATTGTACTTGATATTAACTATTGTAATATGAGGCATTTATAACATACTTATAATCATCTCTGCCATTTCTATTAAATTAGTACCACTATCCATACTTGATTTTTGTATATAACGATGTGCTTCTTCTTCCGACATGTTATTACGTTCCATCAGTACCAACTTAGCTTTCTTAATGACTTCCTTTTCTTGTTCTGTTCTCTGCCTTGGCTTATTTTTCTCTTTTTTCTTTCTCCGCATATAATTGTATGTCATAAGTTGTAAGGTGTTTAATAAATCCTGCACCTTAATTGGCATACTTAAACTTACAATATTGCCTTCCGAGCATTCCGATAATTTTGCTGGTGAAGCGATCAACAGCATCTCAAATCCTTTTGGAAGGTATCCATTTATCTCCCGATATAACATATCTGACAAACGGTACCCTGAAATTACAATACCTTCATCTAGCTCGTTTGCAATACTAATTGCTTGCGCTCCAGTGGTACAGACTGCATTGACATCATAGCTATTGCGTAGCAACAGATTCTTTATGTTATTCGCATCTTCAATCTTTGGAAAGGCAATGATAATACTCAACACATCTAATCACCTCCGTCGCATTTAGCTGTCCCATCTTAATCTTAGATTCTCATGAAATACTAACTAAATACGATTCAAGTAGTGATCAATTTCCCAATCCGTTACCTGCGCACAGTATTGATTCCATTCATCTCTTTTGGCAGATATATAAGCTTTTGAAATATGTTCTCCGACTACTCCCTTTATATACTCATCTTGCTCATATGCATCTAGTGCATCACTTAATGAACTTGGTAATCTGCGGATTCCTAATTCTCTTTTTTCATCTTCGGTCATGGTGAAAATATTTTTATTCACGCTATCTGGAGGTGTTAATTTATTTTTGATTCCATCTAAGCCTGCTGCCAAACAAACGGCAAGGGCTAAATAAGGATTTGCTGAAGGATCTGGACAACGAAGTTCAACTCGAATTCCTTCCCCTGATGTTGCAGGAATTCGAATAAGTGGGCTACGATTTCCAGCCGACCAAGCAACGTATACTGGAGCCTCAAAGCCTGGCACTAATCTTTTATAAGAATTTACAAGGGGATTTGTAATTGCCACCATTCCATCAATATGCTTTAATAAACCTGCAATGAAGTGATATGCTTCTTGGCTTAAACCAAGAGAATCTTCTTCATTACTAAAAATATTCTTGCCATCCTTTTCAAGAGACATATTAATATGCATTCCAGAGCCATTAATTCCTGTCTTTGGCTTTGGCATAAACGTTGCATGCATTCCATGTCTTCTTGCAATCGTGCGGACTGCCATTTTAAAAGTCATAATATTATCGGCCGTTTTAAGACCATCCGCATATTTAAAATCAATCTCATGTTGTGCTGGAGCGACTTCATGATGAGATGCTTCTACTTCAAATCCCAGTTCTTCTAGCATAAGTACCATTTCACGTCTTGCATTTTCTCCATTATCTACAGGACCGATATCAAAATATCCGCCCTTTTCTTCTGTGTATGTGCTAACGTTACCATCCTCTGTCATATTAAATAAGAAAAATTCACATTCAGGACCAACATGGAATGTATATCCCATATCCTTTGCTTCTTTAATCACCTTCTTTAGTATGTACCTTGGATCACCTTCAAATGGGGTTCCATCCGGACGGTATACATCACAAATAAAACGGGCTACTTTTCCTTGTTGAGGTCTCCATGGAAAGATTTCAAATGTATCTAAATCGGGATATAAAAACATATCAGATTCTTCAATCCGTGCAAAACCTTCAACAGAAGAACCATCAAACATGCATTTATTATCAAGTACCTTATTAAGTTGACTTGTAGTTACAGCAACATTTTTTAATGTGCCAAAAATGTCTGTGAATTGAAGTCTTATAAACTCTACATCTTCCTCTTCTACCATACGAAGAATATCTTGTTTTGTGTAGTGACTCATCTTTCATCTCTCCTTAAAATTATACTGGGTATTACATGAGTTTCATTCTTTTATTTATTTAAAAATAAAAGCCTCGGAGCATAAATTATCTCGAAGCTTTTGTTTTTTACTATAAAAAAAGACAAAGGCATCCTAAAAAGACACCTTTGCCTATGATTTAAAATCATATCAGCCAAATTTTCATTTGTCAACTTTTTTCTATTAAAGAATTAAAGTAATTTAAAGCACAGTAATTCTTTACAAAGATAGCAATGGGTGTACATTATACAATATATACATTTTGCTGCCTTTTTAAGCACTTCTTGCTTCTTTTTTCTTATTTAAATAATAGTGCAATGTATCAACGGATTGATTGACAACTAATCGCTTTGGAAAGTTTGTTTGTTCAATCAGTTCTCTTACAAGCTTATGATTTCCTATATCAGTAGCTATATGTGCGTCACTTCCCATAATCACTGGAACATCATACTTCTTACAAAGTAGTAACATTTCAAGATCATTCTCCTTTGTATTCGGTCGAAAACTTCCAGGTGATAAGGAACTATTATTCAGTTCTAATAATACATTAAATTCTTTTGCTGCTTTTACAATGCGTTCATAATCCAGTGGAAAACGTCCATCGTCTGGATGTCCTATAATATTAACATATGGATTCTTCATCGCGTTTATTATGGCCCTTGTATTCTCATCTTTCGTTCCACACTTAAAACAAGGTGGATGAATACTTGCAATACATAAATCCAATTTTCTTAAAACACTCTCTTCTAAATCTACATTACCTTCATAATCTAAAATATTTAGCTCACTGCCAAATAATAATTTTATTCCATACATTTCTCTTGGAATGACATGTAAATTCTGAAAATAATATAACTGACAAGTTCCTGGCATATTAGGGGCATGTTCTGTTATTCCTAGCAATTCTAGCCCTTTATCTGCAGCTGCTCTTGCCATCTCATATATTGTATTATAGGCATGTCCACTCGCTATAGTATGTGTATGAACATCCAATATATCTCTCATGGCTTTTACCTTTCTTTCTTCGTTAACTAGTCTCCGTACCTACATTATCAGTATTTGATGAAATTTGCAAGTAAAAGCTTTATAAAATATATGTAATGATTTTTTTAGCGTTTATAACATTATTGATTTAATTTTGCGGTTTGCATCTCATCATGCTAAGATAGGGTGAAAATTTTTAAGGCTATAGCAAGCACGTTAATTACGTCTATGCCACAGCCTTAATTCATCTTCATATTAATCTATTTTCATCATCTTCGCAATCACACTACTTAACTGATCTTTTTCAGAGCCAACCGTCAGAATAAGCTCTCCATAATATGTGTATAGGTTTCCAGCTTTGGCCTTATAATACTGAGAACCGCTAGCATTTATAGTTTTTAAATTTTTAGCATACTTAAGATTTCGCAAAGCATACATTGATATGGTGTCAGAAGCAATATGAAACGTTTCTTCTTCCCTCGCAATCGGATATGCAATTAATCGATTGTAGTGATAAAGACCTCCATCGATTATTTTCATTATAGATCCTTCTTCCTTCATACTAAACATCTTTAATCCAGTAAAATACACAAACGCATCATAGCTATTTGCAAACAGGTTTGGATCATATTGAAAAAGCGTAATGCCATGTTGAAAAACTAGTTCTTCTAAATAAGGATTGTAAGAGTAGCTATTCATAGATCTTACACCTTCAGGTATCTCAAACTTCTTATCTTTCTTTGCAGAAGGGTATAACAATAACATAGATCCGTCCTTATTATATAAAACACCATCTTCTGATTTTAAATATTCATTTTCTTTATCTACATTAATTCGCTCTAGCATCGGGCTTAATCCACCCGGCACGTATACTACATTATGAAATTCTTCAACTATTCCTTCCAATAATTGATTCATTGAAAAGCTTGCTGGTATATTTAACTCTATTAAATTCTTCATATTAATTAGCTGCTTATATTCCGCATTGGTCACAGTATTTGGTATTGTATATACCGTATTTTTATGATTCTGAGGATACCATTGTAATGTTGCCATGTTTTTCGTATATAAAATACCATCAATTGATGTAAAATTTTCATTTTCTTCTGAAATTAATACTTCTGCTAAATCTCTAAAACCAAGAGGATCATATCTATAAGCTTCCGATGAACGAATTGTTACAAGACCTTTTGGCAATGTAATAGAAGTCGTATTGTTATCTGTAAGAAACATATTGTAATCCAATTCTTTTACTGTATCTGGAATTACGATTTCCGTTATTTCGTTTTGATTTGGATATAACTTAATTTCTGTCAAATCTTTAGAGTACAAGATCCCATTATTTATCAAGAAATTCTTATTTTCTTCCGAAAGTATCACTGTACTTAGTTGATTTTCCACTGTCCTAGTTATACTTTCTAATGCATTTGGAATATATAATATCTTTGCGTGTGAAATATTTGAAATCATGGATAAATCAAGGGCAGTTAATGTATTCGGAAACGTTAATTTTTCTTCTACTCTAGCTTCTGGCCAAAAAAGCATTTTTGTTTTATTTTTATTATATACAATTCCTTGTTCCGATGAGAAATTTGGATTACTCTTATCAACATATACATGTGTGATCGAAGAATCACGAAAGGCATAATCTATCTTTTTTACTTTGAGAGGCAATATAAGTGATTTTAATTTGGTATTACTAAAAGCACTTACACCAATTTCTTGTAAACTAGTTGGTAATATCAGCTTTGTTATATTACTTGATGCAAAGGCATTACCTTCAATTTTAATTGTCCCATTAGGAACCGTATAATTCTTCCCTTTTTGATCTGGATAATTTGACAGTGTCTTCTTATCTTTTGTAAATAACACTCCGTTGACAGAGGTGTAGTATTTATTCTTTGCATTTACCGATATTTTAGTAAGAGATGGTAAAGTTATCCGTCCTACATATTTTACGTTTGCTCCTAACGTTAGTTCCTTGATATATTTATTTGAAATATATAAGTCCTCAATGGTATCTGGAACCTTATATGTCTTTGTTGACTTCTCCACTGGATAGTTAACAATGTTTTTTCCATCTTTTGAATATAATACACCATCAATAGATTTATAAACCTTATTCTTGCTTGATACTGTAATGCTTTTCAACTTTTGAAGTGGTGCATCATTATATGACTGATAGTACATTAAGTTCCATTCCTCGTAACTATATCCCGATTCAAAACTGGTTAAACTGGCTGGAAGTGAGATAGTTTCAACATTGGGAAATCGATGAAACATGTCACCTGGTAAAATTTTTACCCCTTCCGCCACTACTACTTTTT encodes:
- a CDS encoding LTA synthase family protein translates to MKDNGVTKKEQVQVDEGQRINKVEELQEGYDSDENLESMNGEYEEIRLESTKDENQEIRVKLTKDENHEIRLESVNDKKQEMRLESNQETKFSNKIKGFIKNEITMKELSKGFYLKVLYKHLLFPVIFCYLEFVFHLFVFKSLDKTILFPLLFAIVAGCFVNFWTSCFSEKINKVIGWVTLTLGCFAFCIQLVYNHIFKTFLSIYSVGENGSDVMEFWKEAVLGILAVSPGVILLLLPLLLFGIVLKKGFILKQEPMKKAFLPLGLAVVMHVVAILFLFIYGTGAHSPYDLYFNNGLMDLSTRKLGLLTSIREDIGNVLFEDSKLVLDNEAYVEIQSVSPTLIVEDGDSKDSQILEEITPSASLVTQTPTPTPIDESPNVLNIDFEQLASEETDETIKTLHTYFSKVTATKKNEFSGMFEGYNFIFLTAEGFSPWAVDKDITPTLYRLTHEGFVFNNFYTPIWYTSTSDGEYVACTGLIPSGTNSFSKSSENALPFCLGWQFQNLGYSARAYHNHSYKYYNRNLTHPNMGYDYKGANGGGLVVKETWPESDLEMMEVTIPEFIHDEKFHVYYMTVSGHMYYTFAGNYMSAKNKAYVEGLPYSNNVKAYIAAQKELDLALEYLINELDKNGVLDKTVIAMSADHYPYGLTNEEISEVAGHPIEENFELYKNNFILWNSKMEEPVIVDKYCSSLDIMPTLNNLFGIPYDSRLFMGQDILSDATPLIMFGNQSFITDQIMYNSKSGEVIKLTEEELSEDYVKKYISVVRNKFNVSASILKNDYFSYLPISMLSNKE
- a CDS encoding S66 family peptidase, translated to MIYPQFLKKGDTIGVTACSDGCTDATDAVRMDNAAKQLKELGYEVIETKNARTSEKARSSDAKTRVNQLKELLEDNRVSTIIMASGGDYLLETLPLIDYDWFLKNPKWLQGYSDPTGLLYTVTVNCDMATVYGCNFGDFGMAEWHPSLYDNIKLLEGYEVKQNSFDLCVNGFHKRVTGLEGYVLENEVLWKNLHEEETITMEGRMLGGCLDVLLSLVGTKYDKTKEFIDKYKEDGIIWYLESFALGSEALFMGLWNLREAGWFEHVKGFIFGRPCFFESHNGSTYEETVADVLDELKVPIILDADFGHKPPRMAIINGAKAKIESTNGKGSITQIAKE
- a CDS encoding LL-diaminopimelate aminotransferase, giving the protein MYKINENYLKLPGSYLFSTISKKVKEFTAANPEKKIIRLGIGDVTLPLAPAVIDALHKATDEMSAKETFKGYAPDLGYEFLRSAIAENDYKSRGVEIAIDEIFISDGAKSDSGNIGDIFDVNNKIAVCDPVYPVYVDTNVMAGRTGKYNANTGKWSNVIYMPCTMENNFAPELPTEVPDIIYLCFPNNPTGSAITKDELQKWVDYAIKHQAVIIYDAAYEAYISEEDIPHTIYECEGAKKCAIELRSFSKNAGFTGTRLGFTVIPKELKSGEVSLNSLWARRHGTKFNGAPYIIQAAGAAVYTPEGMRQTREQINYYMNNAKVIREGLKDAGYLVSGGVNAPYIWLKTPDNMTSWQFFDYLLEKANVVGTPGSGFGPSGEGYFRLTAFGTYESTLEAIERIKAL
- the dapF gene encoding diaminopimelate epimerase codes for the protein MRFSKMQGCGNDYVYVNCFTEDIKDPNELAKKVSDRHFGIGSDGLVLIKPSTEGDFTMHMYNADGSQSEMCGNAIRCVGKYVYDHKMTDKTHLSIETLAGMKYLDLSVEGDKVVEVTVDMGSPILEPENIPVNVSGTRVIQYPIKVEDKEYEITCVSMGNPHAVVFVEDTKKVDIENIGPKFEHHELFPKRINTEFVQIIDRKHINMRVWERGTGETFACGTGANASAYACILNGFTEDEVTVHMLGGDLKIRYDRELNRLFMTGPAVTVFEGEYYTN
- a CDS encoding ANTAR domain-containing response regulator — protein: MLSIIIAFPKIEDANNIKNLLLRNSYDVNAVCTTGAQAISIANELDEGIVISGYRLSDMLYREINGYLPKGFEMLLIASPAKLSECSEGNIVSLSMPIKVQDLLNTLQLMTYNYMRRKKKEKNKPRQRTEQEKEVIKKAKLVLMERNNMSEEEAHRYIQKSSMDSGTNLIEMAEMIISML
- the glnA gene encoding type I glutamate--ammonia ligase, which encodes MSHYTKQDILRMVEEEDVEFIRLQFTDIFGTLKNVAVTTSQLNKVLDNKCMFDGSSVEGFARIEESDMFLYPDLDTFEIFPWRPQQGKVARFICDVYRPDGTPFEGDPRYILKKVIKEAKDMGYTFHVGPECEFFLFNMTEDGNVSTYTEEKGGYFDIGPVDNGENARREMVLMLEELGFEVEASHHEVAPAQHEIDFKYADGLKTADNIMTFKMAVRTIARRHGMHATFMPKPKTGINGSGMHINMSLEKDGKNIFSNEEDSLGLSQEAYHFIAGLLKHIDGMVAITNPLVNSYKRLVPGFEAPVYVAWSAGNRSPLIRIPATSGEGIRVELRCPDPSANPYLALAVCLAAGLDGIKNKLTPPDSVNKNIFTMTEDEKRELGIRRLPSSLSDALDAYEQDEYIKGVVGEHISKAYISAKRDEWNQYCAQVTDWEIDHYLNRI
- a CDS encoding phosphatase translates to MRDILDVHTHTIASGHAYNTIYEMARAAADKGLELLGITEHAPNMPGTCQLYYFQNLHVIPREMYGIKLLFGSELNILDYEGNVDLEESVLRKLDLCIASIHPPCFKCGTKDENTRAIINAMKNPYVNIIGHPDDGRFPLDYERIVKAAKEFNVLLELNNSSLSPGSFRPNTKENDLEMLLLCKKYDVPVIMGSDAHIATDIGNHKLVRELIEQTNFPKRLVVNQSVDTLHYYLNKKKEARSA
- a CDS encoding leucine-rich repeat domain-containing protein, encoding MKSKTIFTRIIPLLLVLIMALQQIPAVGVAAASKIVQVGTMKLEFQGKDTVVLKQVVAKSNNTAITVSYDAIKKVVVAEGVKILPGDMFHRFPNVETISLPASLTSFESGYSYEEWNLMYYQSYNDAPLQKLKSITVSSKNKVYKSIDGVLYSKDGKNIVNYPVEKSTKTYKVPDTIEDLYISNKYIKELTLGANVKYVGRITLPSLTKISVNAKNKYYTSVNGVLFTKDKKTLSNYPDQKGKNYTVPNGTIKIEGNAFASSNITKLILPTSLQEIGVSAFSNTKLKSLILPLKVKKIDYAFRDSSITHVYVDKSNPNFSSEQGIVYNKNKTKMLFWPEARVEEKLTFPNTLTALDLSMISNISHAKILYIPNALESITRTVENQLSTVILSEENKNFLINNGILYSKDLTEIKLYPNQNEITEIVIPDTVKELDYNMFLTDNNTTSITLPKGLVTIRSSEAYRYDPLGFRDLAEVLISEENENFTSIDGILYTKNMATLQWYPQNHKNTVYTIPNTVTNAEYKQLINMKNLIELNIPASFSMNQLLEGIVEEFHNVVYVPGGLSPMLERINVDKENEYLKSEDGVLYNKDGSMLLLYPSAKKDKKFEIPEGVRSMNSYSYNPYLEELVFQHGITLFQYDPNLFANSYDAFVYFTGLKMFSMKEEGSIMKIIDGGLYHYNRLIAYPIAREEETFHIASDTISMYALRNLKYAKNLKTINASGSQYYKAKAGNLYTYYGELILTVGSEKDQLSSVIAKMMKID